CATTGATGATTGTAGCAGTGACGGCGACGTTGAAGCTCTAGTACTGGAAGTGGGTAAAGGACGAATTGGATTTTATAGGCAAGCACAAAATGTGGGTCATCATAGAAATTTTGAAACATGTTTAAATCGTTCTAAAGGAGAATATGTTCATCTTCTTCATGGCGATGATTGTGTATTGAATGGTTTTTATAAAGAAATTGAAACGCTATTTGAAAAACATCCGAACGCTGGGGCTGCTTTTACAAAGAATGGCTATTTAGACGTATGGAATAACATGTCAATCCCTGAAAAAAGTTTACGGAATAGAGCTGGAATATTGGAGGATTTCTTATTTGATATTGCTCAAGGGCAAATGTTGCAAGTTGTTGCTATGGTGGTAAAGCGGAAAGTGTATGAAGACTTAGGTGGATTCTATGCTGTCAATTATTGTGAGGATTGGGAAATGTGGATTCGAATTGCGGCACATTATCCAGTTGCCTATACTCCTAACTGTCTTGCGTTATACAGAGGTGGTCAAAATAATGCTGCAAGCATTACTAGTACCTCAATGGTCAAGGGCGAGAATTTCAAGAATATGTATAAAGCAATTGAGCTTAGCCAACAGTATTTGCCTGTGGAAAAGAGAAGGTTTATAAAGAATATGGCGAAAAAGCGATACTCTATGCATATAGCCAAAGCTTCTAATAATATTTATGACTATAGTAGTAAGGTGGCATTTAAGCAAGCCTTATGTGCACTGAAAATGCACCAAAATAGTAGAACTGTTTATTGGGTAATGCGACTTTACCTTAAACATTTTCGTCATTTAGTTATGGGAAAATCCATTAAGAATCACCAGTTAGAAATTAATGCTACACAAGCCTAAAATTCATAACCCTAAAAACCTAATTGCAGAGGTGTAATTAGGAAATGATAGTGAAACAATTGACCCTATAAATTAAAATTTACTTTTCATGGCAAATGCAAAAGCACAATTAAGTTGGGTAATTAAGCCTCAAACGCCTTGGTTAGGTGCCAGCTTAGCAGAGTTGATTTCTTACAAAGATTTATTATTAAGACTAGTTCGAAAGGAGTTTCTTACTTCATATCAACAAACATTACTTGGTCCGCTTTGGGTATTGGTACAACCATTACTAACTGTTGCCACATCAATCCTTATTTTTAATAAGGTAATTGGTATATCTACAGATGGAGTTCCTCCTGTATTATATTATTTAACTGGTATTACGCTTTGGGGGTTGTTTTCAGATATTTTTACAAATACTTCACTTACGTTTATACAAAATGAAAAAGTATTTAGTAAAGTATATTTTCCACGAATTATTTCTCCGTTATCCATCGTTTTATTAAACTTATTTCGGTTTAGTATACAACTGGTATTTCTGATAATTACAATAATATATTATTACCTAACTGGCCAGGTTGAACTACATATAAGTACTTGGATAATTGCCTTCCCGATGATTTTATTAACCATTATGATGGGATTCGGGGCTGGTATGTTTTTTTCTGTAATTACAGCCAAGTATAGAGATCTTACTCACTTGTTGCAATTGCTAATACGCCTATTAATGTTTGTCTGCCCTGTATTTTACCCTTTGTCAATTGTACCTGAAAAACATAAATGGCTTATGAATTTAAATCCACTTACTACTCAATTTGAACTATACAGATATGCTTTTTTGGGAACAGGAACTTTTACGCCAAATCAAATTATTTATAGTGTAGTTGGTTCTATTGTATTGTTGAGTGGAAGCATGCTGCTATTCAATAGAATGAGTGATAAGTTAATTGATGTTGTTTAAATAAATGGAAGTTGTTTAAAGTAAATTAAATCACATGAGTAAGTCTGTAATAGAAGTTGATAATATATCCAAACGCTATCGTTTAGGCACTATAAGTACAGGAAGACTTAAGCAAGATGTTACGTTATGGTGGAATAATAATATTTTAAAGAAGAAAGATCCATTTTTCCACCAATCTGATGGACAATATATTGCTGATAATAAGGATTATTTATGGGCATTAAAAAATGTCAGTTTTGATATAAAGGAAGGTGAAGTATGTGGTATCATTGGTCGAAACGGAGCTGGCAAGTCAACACTTCTAAAAGTCTTATCTCGTATTACCCGCCCTACATTTGGACAGGTAAGAGGAATTGGTAAAATAAGTAGTTTATTAGAGGTTGGAACAGGCTTTCATCCTGAACTTACAGGGAGAGAAAATATTTATATCAGCGGTTCGATGTTGGGTATGAAGAAAAGCGAAATCCAATCGCAATTTGATGAAATTGTTGAATTCTCTGGTATTAGCCAATTTATAGATACACCAGTTAAGAGATATTCATCTGGTATGTATGTTAGATTGGCATTTGGAGTAGCTGCTCACCTGGATCCTGATATTCTTATTGTCGATGAAGTATTAGCTGTTGGTGATGCCGAATTTCAAAAGAAGTGCTTGGGAAAGATGAAGGATGTTTCTGCTAAAAAAGGCCGAACAATAATCTTTGTGAGCCACAATATGCAAGCTATAAACAATTTATGCTCACGCACAATTTGGATGCAAAAAGGAAGTATTTGTGCAAATGGTGAAACGCTAACTGTAGTAAATAAATACTTAAGTGCTTATCAAAAGAAACTCTGGAAACAAGAATGGACATCTTTAGACGAGGCGCCGGGTAATAACTTAATTAAAATAAAGTCTATTGAAATAGTTCCACATTTGGAAGACCCGTTAGCCCCTATTGATATTCGTACACCTCTAACGCTAAGGTTTAGTTTTATAAACTATAGTCAGAATTTGAACCTTTCAGCTTCTCTTGGACTATTTACGTTAGGTGGTGATTGTGTTTTCAACATTCCTTCAAAATCTTCAATACATGAAGAAGGTGTTATAAAAGGAGAATGTACTATACCTGGTTGGTTTCTAAATGACGGTTCATACTATATTTCATTGTACTTCATTAAAGATGCATCTCGCTCTATTTTTGAATATGAAGAGTGTCTTCATTTTGATGTAGCCGATTACCGTGAAAATATTAATCGCTATGACAAATGGCAGGGATATGTAAGGCCCCATTTTCCATTTGAATTAAAAGCTTGCAAAGAATTAGAAACTGTTCTTGTCAAGTAAAAAGGCATAGGCATCGGACAAAATTTTGTGAAGAATATTTTGATTACACCAATATGGCTCCATATTATATATATCAACTCAATCTAGAGCAGCAAATGGATATTTATGACCAGTTAAAAGAACATGGTCGTTATTATATTCAAATTTGGTGGCGACAGATACCACTAGGGTTTTTATATATTGAGGAGGACGACAAACTAGATAGGTATGATTTACAATTGAAAATCATACGTGCTATTAAGCTTTGTGTAGATTACTATCAGTCAAACAGTAATGCTTCTGAGAAAAATTACATAAGCTCATTTTTAAATAATGATCAGCAGACATTTTTATCAATAATGAACGAGATTTTTGTTTCCTATGAAACGAAGATTACTCAACAAGTAATTGATGTATCTGTTATTATCTGTACCCACAATAGAAGTAAAGATTTGTTTAATTGCTTGACTTCTTTATATGAACAGCAATGTGTTCCACAGGAAGTCATTGTTGTTGATAATGCTCCAATTGATGATTCTACAAAAAAGGTCACCGAGCAATTCCCTGGTATAGTCTATTTTAAAGAAGAAAGGAAAGGATTGAGCTACGCTCGAAATACAGGTGTAAAATTAGCCACTTCGTCAATTATAGCATTTACAGATGATGATGTAAAAGTTCACCCACTATGGTTGCATAGAGTATGGGAAACGTTCCTTACTCCAGAAGTAAAAGCTATGACGGGACTTGTTATTCCTATTTCATTAGATACAGAAAGTCAACAGTTATTTGAAAAATTCTGGGGATTTACTAAAAACTATTGTGATAGAGAGTTTACATATAGTTTTATTGAAAGGGGATTGAAAAAAGCGCCAGAGGTTTGGTCTATCGGTGCTGGAGCAAATATGGCCTTTCGAAAGAATGTTTTTGAAAGTATAGGGTTGTTTGATGAAAGACTAGGTGCAGGAGCATCGGGCTGTAGTGAAGATTCGGAACTGTGGTTTCGGGTTTTGCTTAATGGTCATCGAATACATTATAATCCTAGGGCTATAACTTATCATAATCATCGTAGTGATATGAAGTCACTCCGAAAGCAACTTTATTACTATGCAAGGGGGCATATGGCAGCTGCACTTATCCAAGAACTATTGATTAAAGATGCAGGCTATAAAAAACGCGTATATATTGGTTACCCTAAGTTTTACTTGCGTCGCCTAATCAAAGGCTTTCCTTTTTATAATAATAGAAATAGAACATTATTAAGTGAAATAATGGGTTGGTTTGCTGGAATTCGTTTTTATAAGAAATATTGCAAAAAACAAATAAGTCATTATAAAGGAAAACAAAGAGTTATCACCGATTCTGTAAACCAATCTAAAGCTATATGAATGTAAGAGTATGGTATAGAAAGATGCGGAAGCGGATAGAAAACAAAGCGATTGTACTCATGTACCATCGGGTTGCTGATCTTTTAATTGATCCATTTGAACTGTCTGTTAGTACAGCAAATTTTGAAAAGCAAGTATACCTTTTAAAGAAAAACTATAATGTTTTAAGCACCGAAGAAATTGTTTATAATCTTAAAAAAGGAAAGGTTACGCCTAATGCTGTCTGCCTCACATTTGATGATGGCTATTCGGATAATTATATAAATGCATTACCAGTATTAGAAAAATATAAATGTCAGGCAACTTTTTATATTACTACAGGACTTGTGGGGAAACCACAATTATATTGGTGGGATGAATTGCAATACATCTTTTTGCATACCCCAATTCTGCCTAAAAAATTAGAAATTGATATAAATGGTGAACTTATTGAGGAAGATTTACAAAACAATGGAGTTTTGCTTGCAAGTGACTGGTTCAGAAGTAGAAGTTGGCTTTTTGAAGATATCCCTCCCACTCAAAGGTGTAGCCTTTTTAAGAATATTTGGGCAAAGCTTAAACCTTTGCCGCATGAAGAGCAACGTTGTGTGTTAAAGAAGTTAAAGACGTGGGCAAATCTTCCACCATTTTTTGGAACGGACTTTTTTCCAATGACTAATGAGCAATTAAAAGAAGTTAGTAAGAATCCCTTAATAAGTTTGGGAATACATACACATACACATCCTTCTTTGGCTCTTTGTGACAATGATACGCAGAACAATGAAATTGTTGATTGCAAGAACTATTTGCAAGACTTCAAAACGCATACGATTCCTACAATTTCCTATCCATTTGGAGAATTTAATGATCAAACGTTAGCTATTGCTAAAAAAGAACAACTTATGGGTGGCTTTACAACAAATGAGCAGTTTGTAACGAAAAGAACCGATCCTTTATGTATAGGACGGTTTCAGGTAAAAAATTGGTCTGAAGGCGAATTGGAACAACATATTAAGTGCTGGCTTAAAAAATAAATGGCAACCTACTAAGTTCATATTTCAAGATTCTATATACGGGTATTGATGACGGACCAACCAAATAATACACACAGTTTAGATCTTATTTCAGTTGTAATTACTTGCTACAACCATGGCAAATATTTGACTGAAGCAATTCGCAGTATTGATAAACAACATAATGTGAATGTCGAGATTGTAGTGGTTGATGATGGTTCTACTGATAATACAAAAGCCATAGCTGAAAGTTTCCCCCATGTTAAGTATGTTTATCAGGAGAATAAAGGACTATCTGCTGCCAGAAATACTGGAATAAAGAATAGTACTGGCACCTATCTTTTATTTTTAGATGCTGACGATTGGTTGTTAGATGAATCTCTGGCTACAAACCTGAAGTACTTGAAAGAAGACCAACATTATGCTTTTGTATCAGGTACATATCAATATGCTTTTGAAAAAACAAATCAGGTTTTTGATATAATTCGTGATGTCAAAGGCAATCATTATGAGCAGTTTTTGAGAAGTAATTATATAGGGATGCATGGTGCTGTAATGTATAGAAGATGGGCCTTTGATTTTTATCAGTTCGATACAACCTTAAAGGCTAGCGAAGACTATGATATGTTTTTGCATCTTGCTAGAAAGTTCCCGGTATTTCATCACACCAGGCCTATGGCTGCTTATCGGATTCACGGCAATAACATGTCGGGAAATATTCCAATGATGCTTGAGTATACATTGAAAGTGGTTAAGCGACAGATGCCATATTTAAGAAGTGATAATGAAAAATCGGCGATTCTAAAAGGAATTAAAGGTTGGAAGTCGTGGTATTGTAATGAATTATATAAAAAGCTTTATCCACTGCCAGTATTTTCTAATAGTTATTCAAAGGCCGAATTAAATATGCTTTGGAAATATGACAAATATTTGTTGTTTAAATTTCTGGCACGTCAAAATCTTAAGCTAGGAAAAAGGTTTGGTCTCAAATTCTTACCCAAATTCGTTTTACACAAACTAAATATTGCCAGTAATACAAATCAACTACCTGCTGTAGGTAAAGTTAAAAAAGGTGACTTTAATAGAGTGTCTCCCTTAAGCGAAGAGTTTGGATATGATAGAGGGGGACCTATCGATAGATATTATATTGAAAAGTTTTTATTACATAATGCCTTTGCAATAAAAGGAAGAGTTTTAGAAATTGGTGATAATTTTTATACAACAAAGTATGGTGGAACATACGTTCAAAAAAGTGATGTTTTAAACATCTACGAAACCCCATTGGCTACAATAGTTGCCGACTTAAGTGATGCTCATCAACTTCCAAACAACGCTTTTGACTGTATTATACTTACGCAAACACTTCAATTTATTTATGACTATAAAAAGGCAATAGAAACTTGCTATCGTATATTGAAACCAGGTGGTTTACTCCTATTGACTGTTCCTGGAATTAGCAATATTGATCATGACGAATGGAAAGATTTTTGGCTGTGGTCATTTACTTCAAAGTCAGTTGAGAGGATATTGTTAGAGTGTTTTTCTCCTGACGCTATAAATGTTCAGACACATGGCAACGTATTAAGTGCCACATCTTTTTTATATGGCATGGGAGTTATAGAATTAACAAATCATCAATTAAACTATACGGACCCACATTATCAATTAGTGATTACAGCAACAGCCAAGAAAAACTAGATTTCCGACTAGGCTTTGCATTAAGAGCTCCAATTTCCTTACAAAAACGTATTTCTCGTTTCTTATTCTATCTATGTGCCTAAGTGAAGACTGCCCTTTTCTATTACTTATTTCTTACAAATGATTACAATGAATTCTTCACGTATCTATTACCCTGGTATTTGCATTTATGCATTGTTGGTGGCATTATTATCAATAGCACTAACATTCCAAGCTAACGCACAAGTCAATTTTACATCTAGTGGCTTATCTGGAGCAAGTCTAACAAACCCTACTTCTTTGCAATTTGGGCCGGATGGAAGACTTTATGTATCGCAGCAAAACGGATTAATTAAAGCATTTACTGTTGTTAGAAATGGAGCAAATAGTTATGCCGTAACTGCAACAGAAACAATTAGCTTGATCAATCAGATTCCTAATCATAATGATGATGGTACCGTAAATACTTCAGTTACTACACGTCAGGTTACTGGTATACTGGTAACCGGAACAGCTTCCCAACCTAAGATATATGTAACGTCGAGTGACAGTCGCATTGGTGGTGGTACAAGTGGGTCAGATGTAAACTTGGATACTAATTCAGGTATCATTTCACTTTTAACATGGAATGGAAGTTCTTGGACAAAAATTGATTTAGTTAGAGGATTACCAAGATCTGAAGAAAACCACTCTCCAAATGGAATACAGATAGATCCTTCTGGAAATAAACTTTATGTGTCAATGGGAGGTATCACTAACGCTGGAGCACCCTCTAATAATTTTGGCTTTACTTGTGAATATGCACTTTCTGCTGCAATTATATCAGTCGATCTGACTGCAATTAATGCATTGCCAACACAAGGTAGCGGTAACACAGCTTTTAAATATGATATTCCAACGCTTGATGATCCTACTAGAAGCAATGTGAGTGGGAAAGACGTGAATGATCCATTTGGTGGAAATGACGGGTTAAATCAGGCGAAGATAGTTGCCGGCGGACCAGTAGAGATATTTTCACCGGGCTATAGAAATCCTTATGATTTATTGATTACTAAAACGGTCGGAAAAGCTGGAAGAATTTATACTATCGATAATGGTGCTAATCCTGGCTGGGGCGGTTATCCTGAAGGTGAAGGCACTGCAAACGTTACAAATAATTATAACAGTAATGAGCCCGGTTCCACAACAGGAACCGCAACTGAAGATAAGGTCAATAACCTGGATGGTTTACACTATATTGGAACCTTAGGAACTTATGTTCCAGGTAGTTATTATGGAGGACACCCAAATCCTACTAGAGCAAATCCCAATGGTGCAGGTTTATATACCAGAAGTGGAACTACTGGTGTTTTCAGAACGCAAACTTCAGGTTCTAACCCATTACCAGTTGACTGGCCCCCTGTTGCAACAGCCAATTCAATCGAGGGCGACTTCCAACAACCTGGAACTAGCGCTTCAACGGCCTTACTAACTTTTTCAAACTCAACAAATGGAATAACAGAGTATACGGCTTCAAATTTCAATAATGCTTTAAAAGGTGCCATTCTAGCTGCTAGTTACGACGGTGCTATTTATAAAATTGGATTAACTACTGATGGTAAAAACGTTACGAACTCAAAGTCTTCAACAAATAAATTAAACCAGGATGCCCCATTCGCTAGTGGCTTTGGGTCTACTCCGTTGGATATTACAGCTCAAGGAGACAATGATATATTTCCAGGAACTGTATGGGCAGCCACTTATGGCTCTAATGCTGTTACTGTATTTGAGCCTACGGACATGGCTACCTGTACGGGGTTAGATAATAATCAGGACGATGATTTAGATGGTTATACAAACGCTGATGAAATCGATAACAATACGAATCCTTGTTCTGCTTCAAGTAAACCTGCTGACTTTGATAACGATAAAGTTTCTGACTTGAATGACCCCGATGACGATAATGATGGAATTAATGATAATGTCGATTTATTCCCAATCGATGCAAACAATGGCGGAACTACTAGCATGCCGATTAACTATGAATTGCTGAATAATAGTCCTGGTACAGGATTTTTTGGACTGGGATTCACCGGCTTGATGAGCAACAAACAAACTGGTAATAATTATCTAAATACATACAACCCTGATAATCTTGTAGCTGGTGGTGCTATAGGTGCATTTACAATTGTTGATGTTTCACCAAAAGATGCGCTGGGTACATTAAATAACCAGGAAAATGGTTTCCAATTTGGTGTTAAAGCTGGAAATGCTCCTTTCACTATATCCTCTAAAATGTTAGGGCCGTTCTTTAATAACAAAACACCGTCAGGAAATCAATCGCAAGGTATATTTATCGGTACGGGCGATCAAAGTAATTATTTAAAAATTACCCTAAATGCCAATGGTGGTGTTGGTGGTATTCAGGTAGTAGTAGAAAATAATGACGTCCCTGTTAGTTCACAATTTTCTATAAGTGGAGGCATTCCAAATTCATCGCTCGAATTTTTCCTTTCTGTGAATCCTACAACAGGTGTTATCCAGCCTAAATACTCTTCCAACGATGGAGCGTTGATAAATGCTGGTTCACCCATTCAAGTAAGTGGAGCGCTCTTAAGTGCACTGCAGTCAGGTGGTGTTATAGCTGTTGGTATTATTTCAACCTCTATAAATGGCCCAACTTTTACTGCCACTTGGGATAATATTAAAGTAACAGCAGATGCAGTAAATACTTCTTGGACCACAGTGGCTTCTTCAGGTGTTGGTAAATGGGTAGGTGTAAGTGTAGTTGTAAATAATAAAATGTATGTTTTCTCTGGTTTTGATAATCCCCAGGTGCACATTACACCTAAGTGTGAAATATATGATCCTGCAACAAATACTTGGACATATGCTGCAGATATGCCATTCCCTGTAACGCATGCTGGTATTACTGTCGATGGTAGTAAAGTATATGTATCTGGAGGCTTCTTGTTAGGCTCTGATGGAGGTCCAAATACTGATAAGTTACAGATTTATGATGCAAATACTAACACATGGAGCTTTGGACCTAGCCTTCCTGAGTTATGTGGTGGTAATGCTCTTGTACGTGTTGGTCGTAAGCTTCACTCTTTTGGTGGCGTAATGACAGATAGGCAAACAGGCAACCCAGCGCATTATGTATTGGATCTAGATAACATTAACCAAGGCTGGGTTAGGAAGGCTGATATGCCTCTATCCCGCTGTCACTTCGCAAGTGCTTTCGTTGGGGGTAAAATCTATGCATTGGGAGGTCAAACAGGCCATGACGGCACGATCGCTGACGTGAAATATGTACAGGTTTATGATCCTTCAACAGATACTTGGACGCGCTTGAAGGATATGCCTTATAGTCGTTCTCACAGTGAATCAGCAACTTTTGTAATTGACGGCAAAGTATACTTGGTAGGCGGTAGGGCTAATACCACATTTAGCAATGTTCTTCCTAATGTCACATTCTATGATCCTGCTACAGATTCATGGACCGAAGACACTCCATTACCTGTTAATTTATTCGGACCAGCGGCTGAAGCAATTGGAAGTGAACTGATCGTTTCAAATGGTAGCTTTAATCAATGTTGTGATCCGCAAACTACAACCCGAAAAAGAGGGATTACTAGAACACCTAATTTCAAGATTGGATTTGTACCCGGTACTTTAAATATGTCTGTAGGTGCAGGTGGTTCAACAACTAAAGAAGTCATTCTTTGGACTTTGAGCGGAACGCCTACTTATACGATCAATACCAGCGGTTTCCCATCTTGGTTAAGTGTCACTCCAACTTCAGGGACTATCGACTTATTAGGTGGTACAGAAATAAATGTAACAGCTAATGCAGCATCACTGGCAGTTGGCAGCTATTCTGCCACTGTAATTGCTAAGGCTACTGGTTATCCGGATGCTGTATTGAATGTTTCATTGACAGTTACATCTAGCAATAAGAATGTGTTGTATGTATATGGTAGCATACCTCCGGCACAAGATGATATGAAGATGTCTTATACGGGCGCTACCGGTATGTCACAATTCAAGCAAGCATTGATAGATGTTGGTTTTAACCCAACAGAAGCTCTTGATGCAAACATCACACTAAATGCCGCAACCTTAAACCAGTATAAAATATTGATATTGGGTTCAAATAACCGTCGCTTTACTGCTGCAGAAAGTGCTGCTGTAGCTACATGGGTGAATGCAGGTGGTGGCTTAGTAGCTTGGTCTGATGCAGCTTTCGGCTGGTCGAATGGACAGTTGAATAGTTCCGAAGGTTCACTAAGTGATAATGACATCACACAACAATTTGGTTTGCAGTTCTTGCATGATAATGGCCAGCAGTCCTTTACATATAATCAGTGGGCTATTGATCATTATATTAACAAGTTCAATAAAAATGCAGGTGTCACCATTAAGGCAGAAGGTGTCAGCCCCATACGAACCAGCGGTTCAGCTACTATAGTTGGTGGTTTGCCAGCGGGTATGAGTTTGAATAGCATGGATGGTCCAGTTACAGCTGCAGATGCTGCTCTTGCAGTGGCAAAAATAGGCCAAGGACGTGTGGCTGGATTCTTTGATCGGAATGCTTTCTGGAACGGAGGAGCTGGAACAAATATTAACGAAGTGGATAATAAGGTTTTTGCACAGCGACTGTTCTTATGGGTTTCTGGTGTTGATAACGACCCAACTACTCCACCGCCTTCCAATGTTGTTTACCGCATTAATTCAGGTGGTCCGGAGATCACCACTTCGATCGGAACGTTTGCGGCCGACAATTTCTTCAGCCCAACACCTGGCTTTGTATATACTACAACGTCAGCCATCGCCGGAACAAATGACGATGCCCTGTATCAAAACGAAAGAGGCTCCGATCAGAAGCTCGGTACCTTTAGTTATGCCTTCCCGGTCAGCAATGGTACCTATACCGTGGTGTTGCACTTTGTAGAAATGTATCAAACAGTTGTGGGTGCACGCGTGTTTGATGTAAGTATGGAAAATGTCAAGGTGCTGGATAATTACGACATCTTCAAGAAAGTGGGTAAAAACGTCGCTACTACCGAAACCTTTACGGTAACGGTGAATGACGGCACATTGAATATGCTGTTCAGCGCGCTGGCAGCCGATGGTGGTGTTAACCGTCCTGAAGTAACCGGTATCGAAATACTAACTTCAGGGGCTACAACTAATCAGCCGCCTACTGCAAATGCGGGTAATGATCAAACCATCACCCTGCCAAGTAATAGTGTTACCTTAAATGGTAGTGGTAATGATCCCGGTGGCGCAATAACCGCTTATAGCTGGCAGAAGTTAAGTGGCCCTGCCCAAGGCACCATTGCCTCCCCAGGCAGTGCATCTACCAATGTAACGGGTTTGGTTCAGGGTACCTATGTCTTCCGTTTAACAGTTACCGATAATGGCAACCCGGCAGCAACAGGATTTGATGATGTAACCATTACCGTAAACGGTACTCCTACAACCAATGTTGTTTACCGCATTAATTCAGGTGGTCCGGAGATCACCACTTCGATCGGAACGTTTGCGGCCGACAATTTCTTCAGCCCAACACCTGGCTTTGTATATACTACAACGTCAGCCATCGCCGGAACAAATGACGATGCCCTGTATCAAAACGAAAGAGGCTCCGATCAGAAGCTCGGTACCTTTAGTTATGCCTTCCCGGTCAGCAATGGTACCTATACCGTGGTGTTGCACTTTGTAGAAATGTATCAAACAGTTGTGGGTGCACGCGTGTTTGATGTAAGTATGGAAAATGTCAAGGTGCTGGATAATTACGACATCTTCAAGAAAGTGGGTAAAAACGTCGCTACTACCGAAACCTTTACGGTAACGGTGAATGACGGCACATTGAATATGCTGTTCAGCGCGCTGGCAGCCGATGGTGGTGTTAACCGTCCTGAAGTAACCGGTATCGAAATACTAACTTCAGGGGCTACAACTAATCAGCCGCCTACTGCAAATGCGGGTAATGATCAAACCATCACCCTGCCAAGTAATAGTGTTACCTTAAATGGTAGTGGTAATGATCCCGGTGGCGCAATAACCGCTTATAGCTGGCAGAAGTTAAGTGGCCCTGCCCAAGGCACCATTGCCTCCCCAGGCAGTGCATCTACCAATGTAACGGGTTTGGTTCAGGGTACCTATGTCTTCCGTTTAACAGTTACCGATAATGGCAACCCGGCAGCAACAGGATTTGATGATGTAACCATTACCGTAAACGGTACTCCTACAACAGTTACAAACTATAAGATAAATACTGGCGGTCCAGATTTAACTACATCATTTGGATCATTCACTGCTGATAATTTCTTCAGCCCTAGCCCAGGCTTTACCTTTAGTACAACTCAGCCTATAAATGGAACTGCTGATGATGCCCTTTATCAGACAGAGAGAAGTGCAACAGCTGGTAATGGTACATTCAGTTATGCATTCCCGATTAATAATGGCACGTATACTGTAATACTGCACTTTGCAGAAATTTATCAGACCGCCATAAACAGACGCTTGTTTGATGTAAGTATTGAAAATGTCAAGGTGTTAGACAATTACGACATCTTCAAGAAAGTGGGGGGCTTTACAGCTACAACGGAAACCTTTACTACTACTGTTGCTGATGGTGTACTTGATATTTACTTCAGTGCTCTTGCTGCCGATGGTGGTGTGGATAGACCAAAAGTGTCAGCAGTTGAGATTAGTCCTGTTTCTACTCCACCTGTCGCAAGTTTGAGTAATGAAGCACTTCGTACTGATAATACACAAAGCAGCACTATCATAGCCTATCCTAACCCT
This genomic interval from Flavisolibacter tropicus contains the following:
- a CDS encoding ABC transporter ATP-binding protein, which codes for MSKSVIEVDNISKRYRLGTISTGRLKQDVTLWWNNNILKKKDPFFHQSDGQYIADNKDYLWALKNVSFDIKEGEVCGIIGRNGAGKSTLLKVLSRITRPTFGQVRGIGKISSLLEVGTGFHPELTGRENIYISGSMLGMKKSEIQSQFDEIVEFSGISQFIDTPVKRYSSGMYVRLAFGVAAHLDPDILIVDEVLAVGDAEFQKKCLGKMKDVSAKKGRTIIFVSHNMQAINNLCSRTIWMQKGSICANGETLTVVNKYLSAYQKKLWKQEWTSLDEAPGNNLIKIKSIEIVPHLEDPLAPIDIRTPLTLRFSFINYSQNLNLSASLGLFTLGGDCVFNIPSKSSIHEEGVIKGECTIPGWFLNDGSYYISLYFIKDASRSIFEYEECLHFDVADYRENINRYDKWQGYVRPHFPFELKACKELETVLVK
- a CDS encoding glycosyltransferase yields the protein MERILKTPPRISPVNADEKRPIWSVMIPTYNCYQHIRQTLESVLLQDPGPEMMQIEVIDDCSSDGDVEALVLEVGKGRIGFYRQAQNVGHHRNFETCLNRSKGEYVHLLHGDDCVLNGFYKEIETLFEKHPNAGAAFTKNGYLDVWNNMSIPEKSLRNRAGILEDFLFDIAQGQMLQVVAMVVKRKVYEDLGGFYAVNYCEDWEMWIRIAAHYPVAYTPNCLALYRGGQNNAASITSTSMVKGENFKNMYKAIELSQQYLPVEKRRFIKNMAKKRYSMHIAKASNNIYDYSSKVAFKQALCALKMHQNSRTVYWVMRLYLKHFRHLVMGKSIKNHQLEINATQA
- a CDS encoding polysaccharide deacetylase family protein, yielding MNVRVWYRKMRKRIENKAIVLMYHRVADLLIDPFELSVSTANFEKQVYLLKKNYNVLSTEEIVYNLKKGKVTPNAVCLTFDDGYSDNYINALPVLEKYKCQATFYITTGLVGKPQLYWWDELQYIFLHTPILPKKLEIDINGELIEEDLQNNGVLLASDWFRSRSWLFEDIPPTQRCSLFKNIWAKLKPLPHEEQRCVLKKLKTWANLPPFFGTDFFPMTNEQLKEVSKNPLISLGIHTHTHPSLALCDNDTQNNEIVDCKNYLQDFKTHTIPTISYPFGEFNDQTLAIAKKEQLMGGFTTNEQFVTKRTDPLCIGRFQVKNWSEGELEQHIKCWLKK
- a CDS encoding glycosyltransferase family 2 protein, yielding MAPYYIYQLNLEQQMDIYDQLKEHGRYYIQIWWRQIPLGFLYIEEDDKLDRYDLQLKIIRAIKLCVDYYQSNSNASEKNYISSFLNNDQQTFLSIMNEIFVSYETKITQQVIDVSVIICTHNRSKDLFNCLTSLYEQQCVPQEVIVVDNAPIDDSTKKVTEQFPGIVYFKEERKGLSYARNTGVKLATSSIIAFTDDDVKVHPLWLHRVWETFLTPEVKAMTGLVIPISLDTESQQLFEKFWGFTKNYCDREFTYSFIERGLKKAPEVWSIGAGANMAFRKNVFESIGLFDERLGAGASGCSEDSELWFRVLLNGHRIHYNPRAITYHNHRSDMKSLRKQLYYYARGHMAAALIQELLIKDAGYKKRVYIGYPKFYLRRLIKGFPFYNNRNRTLLSEIMGWFAGIRFYKKYCKKQISHYKGKQRVITDSVNQSKAI
- a CDS encoding ABC transporter permease; its protein translation is MANAKAQLSWVIKPQTPWLGASLAELISYKDLLLRLVRKEFLTSYQQTLLGPLWVLVQPLLTVATSILIFNKVIGISTDGVPPVLYYLTGITLWGLFSDIFTNTSLTFIQNEKVFSKVYFPRIISPLSIVLLNLFRFSIQLVFLIITIIYYYLTGQVELHISTWIIAFPMILLTIMMGFGAGMFFSVITAKYRDLTHLLQLLIRLLMFVCPVFYPLSIVPEKHKWLMNLNPLTTQFELYRYAFLGTGTFTPNQIIYSVVGSIVLLSGSMLLFNRMSDKLIDVV